AAATATGGAATgtgaaaatatcaattatataaaaaatcttatattGATTCGATCATGTTTTGAAAAGTTTTGTTCAATGGAATATCTATAATggaataatatacaaaattttgattattttattgaacatagataatgtaatataaaacataagtTTTTATAAGAATCTATCATACATGAAATAATCAAAtgtgaattatatatatcatgtttttaattaatgcaaatttatttaaatgaaatataaagtaCTTTGTATAAGTAtcttaaagattattaaaaagttttttatcttttttatttgaaaatatcattcattagatttatatagttttatttattttgtttcaggCTACAATAGGTATAGATTTCTTAAGTAAAACTATGTATCTAGAAGACAGAACAGTGAGATTACAACTGTGGGACACTGCTGGTCAAGAACGGTTTCGTTCTCTAATACCTAGCTATATCAGAGATTCTACAGTTGCAGTTGTTGTTTATGATATCACTAGTAAGTTCATTTTAGGTTTTGGATATCGATTGGAAAGTTCTATAacgttgtatatttttatagatgcTAATTCGTTTCATCAAACATCCAAATGGATCGATGACGTTCGAACTGAAAGAGGAAGTGATGTTATAATCATGCTAGTAGGGAATAAAACAGACTTGAGTGATAAAAGACAGGTTTCTACGGAAGAAGGCGAACGAAAAGCTAAAGAATTAAATGTGATGTTCATTGAAACTAGTGCTAAGGCTGGATATAACGTTAAACAGGTAACTCTAACACATAGTAACTAAcctgtaaattattattgtgtatgtttatacatatacttcAAACAATATGTGTATTCATTAATTCTTATtgatttgataatatttattaatcttatttatatgatttaaattgtaacattaatttttcatttttcagcTATTTAGAAGAGTAGCAGCAGCTTTACCTGGCATGGA
This genomic interval from Vespula pensylvanica isolate Volc-1 chromosome 8, ASM1446617v1, whole genome shotgun sequence contains the following:
- the LOC122631010 gene encoding ras-related protein Rab6 isoform X1, with the protein product MSSSGDFGNPLRKFKLVFLGEQSVGKTSLITRFMYDSFDNTYQATIGIDFLSKTMYLEDRTVRLQLWDTAGQERFRSLIPSYIRDSTVAVVVYDITNANSFHQTSKWIDDVRTERGSDVIIMLVGNKTDLSDKRQVSTEEGERKAKELNVMFIETSAKAGYNVKQLFRRVAAALPGMDSTENKPPEDTAVDLQNQSSMQNGSESEGESGCIC
- the LOC122631010 gene encoding ras-related protein Rab6 isoform X4; this translates as MYDSFDNTYQATIGIDFLSKTMYLEDRTVRLQLWDTAGQERFRSLIPSYIRDSTVAVVVYDITNANSFHQTSKWIDDVRTERGSDVIIMLVGNKTDLSDKRQVSTEEGERKAKELNVMFIETSAKAGYNVKQLFRRVAAALPGMDSTENKPPEDTAVDLQNQSSMQNGSESEGESGCIC
- the LOC122631010 gene encoding ras-related protein Rab6 isoform X2 translates to MSSSGDFGNPLRKFKLVFLGEQSVGKTSLITRFMYDSFDNTYQATIGIDFLSKTMYLEDRTVRLQLWDTAGQERFRSLIPSYIRDSTVAVVVYDITNANSFHQTSKWIDDVRTERGSDVIIMLVGNKTDLSDKRQVSTEEGERKAKELNVMFIETSAKAGYNVKQLFRRVAAALPGMDSTENKPPEDTVDLQNQSSMQNGSESEGESGCIC
- the LOC122631010 gene encoding ras-related protein Rab6 isoform X3, yielding MSSSGDFGNPLRKFKLVFLGEQSVGKTSLITRFMYDSFDNTYQATIGIDFLSKTMYLEDRTVRLQLWDTAGQERFRSLIPSYIRDSTVAVVVYDITNANSFHQTSKWIDDVRTERGSDVIIMLVGNKTDLSDKRQVSTEEGERKAKELNVMFIETSAKAGYNVKQLFRRVAAALPGMDSTENKPPEDMQEVVLKDTPIELKASESSCAC